A window of the Xenopus laevis strain J_2021 chromosome 9_10L, Xenopus_laevis_v10.1, whole genome shotgun sequence genome harbors these coding sequences:
- the LOC108701032 gene encoding transmembrane channel-like protein 8 isoform X1, whose product MRKPTGQDMEVGDRGLGESGVLEESLHTDTTTQEQAPMINKSSQNSWSGIRSKELREHSVSMQEKRCLREKRSPRNSSTTPWRPWAQQRSHVKAAWEKAQEVLSFFLLWDRTLVQISGKFGTGINSYFLFLRFLILLNVLSFFLTSGLIIIPTILSADSQQSQDNKDISSGDWGEERNSGEARKVISPVPYLSHFSMKLCDGASEVCLNICSQGVLLRDHPVPPHDRLSMRVSPYNRSVESIFLDIFTGEGFLENSLFFYGYYNKVTINGSSFNIRLAYLLTPLSFLLVCGLHLLRCTIRGLTLRRVRRRDYRTRISTKVFSGWDFCVQEDENCANKQQMLSNEFKSHLEEERWHVNTVGQPLRRRLCILTIRVLLNCISLTFVIGAFYCVHLATGVSQESQGDSVNTVLELMIQYLVPIVISLVHLILPPVFTFLVKFEGHSPSMEVNLTLIRCLFLRLGTLAIFLFSLGQKILCLDKSEFSCSSCSYSSNYQCWETSVGQEFYKLSVFHFLKMLMEFLLLSLPLRFMASRYQCWLISWLSQEQFQLPLNVLDMVYGQTLVWGGLFYVPLLSLLNIIFIFITFYVKKYYLYHLCDAPQKLFRESTSRIFFYFALFLSLMTIYFPLIYMVTSATPSPSCGLFTNHNTSWEAVQNITRSALPATALTALEYFRSDLCAYALLFVLSLLLTFYISQVRQYEHIIELLKDNLSNQIKDKLFLVTRLRQENQPQGQESSEGI is encoded by the exons GAATCTGGAGTTCTAGAAGAATCGTTACATACTGACACCACAACTCAAGAACAGGCTCCCATGATAAATAAGTCTTCACAGAACAGTTGGTCTGGTATCAGATCTAAGGAACTCAGGGAACATTCTGTGTCCATGCAAGAGAAACGCTGTTTAAG GGAGAAGAGGAGCCCCAGAAATTCCAGTACAACCCCCTGGAGACCATGGGCACAACAGCGCTCTCATGTTAAGGCAGCCTGGGAAAAAGCACAAGAAGTTCTGTCATTCTTCTTACTGTGGGATAGGACACTAGTTCAGATCAGCG GAAAGTTTGGTACTGGCATCAACTCCTATTTTCTGTTCCTGCGATTCTTGATCCTGTTGAATGTTTTATCCTTCTTTCTCACCAGTGGCCTAATCATTATTCCCACCATCCTATCTGCAGACAGCCAACAATCCCAAG ataACAAAGACATTTCCAGTGGAGACTGGGGAGAAGAGAGAAACAGCGGTGAAGCAAGAAAG GTGATCAGTCCTGTCCCCTATTTGTCTCACTTCTCAATGAAGCTCTGTGATGGCGCCTCTGAAGTCTGCCTGAATATCTGTTCGCAGGGAG TGCTGTTGCGTGACCATCCTGTACCCCCTCATGATAGGTTATCTATGAGAGTCTCTCCTTACAACAGATCTGTAGAAAgcattttcttggatatatttacTGGGGAA GGTTTCCTGGAAAACTCCCTCTTTTTCTATGGCTACTATAATAAAGTGACTATTAATGGCTCTTCATTCAACATTCGACTAGCATATTTGCTTACACCCCTTTCTTTTTTGCTAGTCTGTGGTCTTCATCTTCTGAGGTG CACTATACGTGGATTGACTTTAAGACGGGTGCGGAGACGAGATTACAGGACTCGAATAAGCACAAAAGTTTTTTCAGGCTGGGATTTCTGTGTGCAAGAAGATGAAAACTGTGCAAATAAACAGCAGATGCTCAGCAATGAGTTCAAG TCTCACCTTGAGGAAGAACGATGGCATGTGAATACAGTGGGACAACCTCTTAGAAGAAGACTCTGCATCCTTACTATACGTGTGTTACTGAACTGCATAAGCCTGACATTCGTGATTGGAGCTTTCTATTGTGTCCACCTGGCAACAGGAGTATCTCAGGAATCTCAAGGG GATTCAGTGAACACTGTACTTGAGTTGATGATTCAGTACTTAGTTCCAATTGTCATCTCCTTGGTTCATCTAATACTGCCACCAGTCTTCACGTTTCTAGTCAAATTTGAGGGCCACTCACCCAGCATGGAAGTCAATCTTACTCTTATCAG GTGTTTGTTTCTCAGACTTGGCACTTTGGCGATTTTCCTCTTCTCTTTGGGGCAGAAGATTTTGTGTTTAGATAAATCAGAATTTTCATGTTCCTCTTGCAGCTACAGCTCAAATTACCAA TGCTGGGAAACATCAGTGGGACAGGAATTCTATAAACTTTCCGTGTTTCACTTTCTCAAGATGCTGATGGAATTCCTGCTGTTAAGTTTGCCTCTAAG ATTCATGGCTTCACGGTACCAATGCTGGCTTATCTCATGGTTGAGTCAAGAACAGTTCCAGCTTCCCCTGAATGTTCTGGACATGGTATATGGACAGACCTTGGTGTGGGGTGGCCTGTTCTATGTGCCACTTCTTTCACTGCTCAACATAATCTTTATCTTCATCACATTCTATGTTAAAAAG TATTATCTCTACCATCTATGTGATGCACCTCAAAAATTATTCAGAGAGTCAACTTCCAGAATCTTCTTTTACTTTGCATTGTTCCTGAGTCTGATGACCATTTATTTCCCCTTGATTTATATGGTGACAAG TGCTACACCATCTCCATCATGTGGTCTGTTCACTAATCATAACACATCATGGGAGGCAGTTCAGAACATTACAAGGTCTGCGCTTCCGGCAACAGCCCTCACTGCCTTGGAATATTTCAGATCAGACCTTTGTGCCTATGCCTTGCTGTTTGTCCTAAG CCTCCTGCTCACCTTTTATATTTCCCAAGTGCGCCAGTATGAACACATCATAGAGCTGCTGAAGGATAATTTATCCAAT CAAATCAAGGATAAACTCTTTTTGGTAACAAGATTAAGGCAAGAAAATCAACCTCAAGGACAAGAGTCTTCAGAAGGCATTTAA
- the LOC108701032 gene encoding transmembrane channel-like protein 8 isoform X2 has protein sequence MRKPTGQDMEVGDRGLGESGVLEESLHTDTTTQEQAPMINKSSQNSWSGIRSKELREHSVSMQEKRCLREKRSPRNSSTTPWRPWAQQRSHVKAAWEKAQEVLSFFLLWDRTLVQISGKFGTGINSYFLFLRFLILLNVLSFFLTSGLIIIPTILSADSQQSQDNKDISSGDWGEERNSGEARKVISPVPYLSHFSMKLCDGASEVCLNICSQGVLLRDHPVPPHDRLSMRVSPYNRSVESIFLDIFTGEGFLENSLFFYGYYNKVTINGSSFNIRLAYLLTPLSFLLVCGLHLLRCTIRGLTLRRVRRRDYRTRISTKVFSGWDFCVQEDENCANKQQMLSNEFKSHLEEERWHVNTVGQPLRRRLCILTIRVLLNCISLTFVIGAFYCVHLATGVSQESQGDSVNTVLELMIQYLVPIVISLVHLILPPVFTFLVKFEGHSPSMEVNLTLIRCLFLRLGTLAIFLFSLGQKILCLDKSEFSCSSCSYSSNYQCWETSVGQEFYKLSVFHFLKMLMEFLLLSLPLRFMASRYQCWLISWLSQEQFQLPLNVLDMVYGQTLVWGGLFYVPLLSLLNIIFIFITFYVKKYYLYHLCDAPQKLFRESTSRIFFYFALFLSLMTIYFPLIYMVTSATPSPSCGLFTNHNTSWEAVQNITRSALPATALTALEYFRSDLCAYALLFVLSLLLTFYISQVRQYEHIIELLKDNLSNVRCSVILLVGG, from the exons GAATCTGGAGTTCTAGAAGAATCGTTACATACTGACACCACAACTCAAGAACAGGCTCCCATGATAAATAAGTCTTCACAGAACAGTTGGTCTGGTATCAGATCTAAGGAACTCAGGGAACATTCTGTGTCCATGCAAGAGAAACGCTGTTTAAG GGAGAAGAGGAGCCCCAGAAATTCCAGTACAACCCCCTGGAGACCATGGGCACAACAGCGCTCTCATGTTAAGGCAGCCTGGGAAAAAGCACAAGAAGTTCTGTCATTCTTCTTACTGTGGGATAGGACACTAGTTCAGATCAGCG GAAAGTTTGGTACTGGCATCAACTCCTATTTTCTGTTCCTGCGATTCTTGATCCTGTTGAATGTTTTATCCTTCTTTCTCACCAGTGGCCTAATCATTATTCCCACCATCCTATCTGCAGACAGCCAACAATCCCAAG ataACAAAGACATTTCCAGTGGAGACTGGGGAGAAGAGAGAAACAGCGGTGAAGCAAGAAAG GTGATCAGTCCTGTCCCCTATTTGTCTCACTTCTCAATGAAGCTCTGTGATGGCGCCTCTGAAGTCTGCCTGAATATCTGTTCGCAGGGAG TGCTGTTGCGTGACCATCCTGTACCCCCTCATGATAGGTTATCTATGAGAGTCTCTCCTTACAACAGATCTGTAGAAAgcattttcttggatatatttacTGGGGAA GGTTTCCTGGAAAACTCCCTCTTTTTCTATGGCTACTATAATAAAGTGACTATTAATGGCTCTTCATTCAACATTCGACTAGCATATTTGCTTACACCCCTTTCTTTTTTGCTAGTCTGTGGTCTTCATCTTCTGAGGTG CACTATACGTGGATTGACTTTAAGACGGGTGCGGAGACGAGATTACAGGACTCGAATAAGCACAAAAGTTTTTTCAGGCTGGGATTTCTGTGTGCAAGAAGATGAAAACTGTGCAAATAAACAGCAGATGCTCAGCAATGAGTTCAAG TCTCACCTTGAGGAAGAACGATGGCATGTGAATACAGTGGGACAACCTCTTAGAAGAAGACTCTGCATCCTTACTATACGTGTGTTACTGAACTGCATAAGCCTGACATTCGTGATTGGAGCTTTCTATTGTGTCCACCTGGCAACAGGAGTATCTCAGGAATCTCAAGGG GATTCAGTGAACACTGTACTTGAGTTGATGATTCAGTACTTAGTTCCAATTGTCATCTCCTTGGTTCATCTAATACTGCCACCAGTCTTCACGTTTCTAGTCAAATTTGAGGGCCACTCACCCAGCATGGAAGTCAATCTTACTCTTATCAG GTGTTTGTTTCTCAGACTTGGCACTTTGGCGATTTTCCTCTTCTCTTTGGGGCAGAAGATTTTGTGTTTAGATAAATCAGAATTTTCATGTTCCTCTTGCAGCTACAGCTCAAATTACCAA TGCTGGGAAACATCAGTGGGACAGGAATTCTATAAACTTTCCGTGTTTCACTTTCTCAAGATGCTGATGGAATTCCTGCTGTTAAGTTTGCCTCTAAG ATTCATGGCTTCACGGTACCAATGCTGGCTTATCTCATGGTTGAGTCAAGAACAGTTCCAGCTTCCCCTGAATGTTCTGGACATGGTATATGGACAGACCTTGGTGTGGGGTGGCCTGTTCTATGTGCCACTTCTTTCACTGCTCAACATAATCTTTATCTTCATCACATTCTATGTTAAAAAG TATTATCTCTACCATCTATGTGATGCACCTCAAAAATTATTCAGAGAGTCAACTTCCAGAATCTTCTTTTACTTTGCATTGTTCCTGAGTCTGATGACCATTTATTTCCCCTTGATTTATATGGTGACAAG TGCTACACCATCTCCATCATGTGGTCTGTTCACTAATCATAACACATCATGGGAGGCAGTTCAGAACATTACAAGGTCTGCGCTTCCGGCAACAGCCCTCACTGCCTTGGAATATTTCAGATCAGACCTTTGTGCCTATGCCTTGCTGTTTGTCCTAAG CCTCCTGCTCACCTTTTATATTTCCCAAGTGCGCCAGTATGAACACATCATAGAGCTGCTGAAGGATAATTTATCCAATGTACGTTGTTCTGTGATCCTTTTGGTGGGTGGGTGA